CAATCTGCTACCGAGCTTGTGGAGTGCTATCGGAGCTATCAGCGTCGTTTAAAACGATCGCAAGCTGAGAAAGAGAAGCTTCAGACGGACCTTGCTGAATCGGTCAGGACTGAAGGTGACTGCCGGAAGGAGATTGCGAGACTTGAGCTGGATGTTATTGCCGCAGGCAATAGGAAGGCTGAACTAGAGCTTCTTCCAGCCAAGTTGACGGCCGAAGAGCAGAAGACGGCTGAGCTGCAGATCAAGCTGGATGCGGCGCTGCAGGCGGCCCAAGATGCTGAGAAAGCTGCTAAGGATGATCGCAAGGCTGTGGCGCTGAAGGCTGTGCAGAAATTTATGAAGTCTGACTTCTACTGCGAGGAGATGAAGGGGCGCTATAATGGTGGGTGGACTGCAGCTCATCGTTGTGCCGTCAAAGCCTTGACGCTGACTGAGGATGCCTGGGGTAAGGTGGAGGGATCCTATGAAGAGGGTGGCCATATTGATCCGACTGGCATGGAGACCCAGACCTTCCCAGACATCGTCATTCAGAATGCTGACCCTCGCCTTCTGCCCGACAGGGAGATTCCCGAGTCTGCCTACTGGAGTGATGCAGACTACTCAGCTTGACGGTCTTGGCAGTCATCACCAGGCTCTTCCTGTGGTTCTTCCAACAGTTTTTTCCGGCCTCATACTTGTTAATGTCTGTTGGTAGCTTTTGAATATCATTTAGCGGATGTAACTTATAAacaatttccttttttggtaccTTTTAGCTGTTTGTGGCACTTTGTCTTTTGCCGTGTGTTAACTGTTTCAAGAACGTTATTGTCGTCTTGGCTGCGCCGTCTGAGGCGTATGTTTGTGCCTTTTAGCAGCTACTCACTCCGCATTTAGTTATTTTTGGGTGGTGGCTGTCGTCCCTGTATTTGTTTAAAACCTATGTGATGCACTTGATGGATTATCCGTTTGTTTTTATTCAATTTGTCACGTAATGGCGTCGTTTTGCCtttgattttattatatattgCATCTTGCCTCTTGTCGACTGGGCCAATGTGTTCAACCCTTGCATATGCTTATGACGTATTTTGCCTcgttgctgactgagccaatgtgctcacccttagattttaatttttaccgtatcttgcatcattgctgactgagccaatgtgctcaaatTTAGATTTTAACTTTTACCGTATGGTAATctttgctgactgagccaatgtgctcaacctttgatttcgttttgtcgtatcttgcaacattgctgactgagccaatgtgctcaaccttttatttcgttttgtcgtatcttgcaacattgctgactgagccaatgtgctcgatcaaccttttatttcgctttgtcgtatcttgcaacattgctgactgagccaatgtgctcaaccttttatttcgttttgttTATGCCGTATAGTTTACCTGGAATATAGTTCTAGCTCATATATTAGATTTCAAAATATGGCACTGTCGGCCCTACTACATCATGTTTTCATACAACTTCACACAT
This genomic stretch from Spinacia oleracea cultivar Varoflay chromosome 3, BTI_SOV_V1, whole genome shotgun sequence harbors:
- the LOC130470656 gene encoding uncharacterized protein gives rise to the protein MHDLYSVTQSATELVECYRSYQRRLKRSQAEKEKLQTDLAESVRTEGDCRKEIARLELDVIAAGNRKAELELLPAKLTAEEQKTAELQIKLDAALQAAQDAEKAAKDDRKAVALKAVQKFMKSDFYCEEMKGRYNGGWTAAHRCAVKALTLTEDAWGKVEGSYEEGGHIDPTGMETQTFPDIVIQNADPRLLPDREIPESAYWSDADYSA